Sequence from the Microbacterium sp. 1.5R genome:
GCCGACGTTCACGCCGGGGTGGAAGTGCGTGCCGCGCTGGCGGACGATGATCTCGCCGGCGAGAACCTGCTGTCCACCGAAGCGCTTGACGCCAAGTCGCTGAGCGTTGGAGTCACGACCGTTACGGGTGGAGCTTGCG
This genomic interval carries:
- the rpmA gene encoding 50S ribosomal protein L27, with amino-acid sequence MAHKKGASSTRNGRDSNAQRLGVKRFGGQQVLAGEIIVRQRGTHFHPGVNVGRGGDDTLFALAAGAVQFGAKGGRKVVNIVAAAE